From one Lycium barbarum isolate Lr01 chromosome 6, ASM1917538v2, whole genome shotgun sequence genomic stretch:
- the LOC132644008 gene encoding uncharacterized protein LOC132644008, whose product MSSVIPRALDYTLSNKKGPLDTIWSLKPEAQVDDRTMFLTFSKGYPVTEAEVIELFNSKYGDCAEDVHMVPPTSSNHSLYARMVVRDVSTIDQSLSTCPIAKFRINGKDVWARKYEYQDQHPPLDASL is encoded by the exons ATGAGTTCAG TGATTCCAAGAGCCTTGGATTACACTCTCTCGAATAAGAAAGGACCATTGGATACCATTTGGTCCTTGAAACCTGAAGCACAAGTTGATGATAGGACGATGTTCTTGACGTTCTCAAAGGGTTATCCTGTGACTGAAGCAGAAGTGATTGAACTCTTTAACTCTAAATATGGAGATTGTGCTGAGGATGTACATATGGTGCCACCGACTTCATCGAACCATTCATTGTATGCTCGAATGGTGGTTCGTGATGTTTCAACCATTGATCAAAGTTTGAGCACATGTCCTATTGCTAAGTTCAGGATTAATGGAAAAGATGTTTGGGCTAGAAAATATGAATATCAAGATCAACATCCACCATTAGATGCATCTCTATAA